The window TAAGTTCGTCAAAATTCAATTGTTCCGATTCCACGTGATGACACCTCCAAAGTTTCCTCGCTAAAAGCAGGCTACAGGAATGTATTCGACCTTCCCTGTCCGCTTTCCTTCTTCCCGTGAAAAGATGTCACATCTAAAGCTTGTCATGGAGAGTACAGGGTCAAGCATATCAATAAACAAGCCCGCTTTATTTCCGGGCAGACATGCTCTACCTGCGTTGATTTCATTTTCAGGAAGAAGGAGTGTCCTTTGAGGAAACAAAGCTTTATTCAAGGAACGATGATTCTGCTGGCCGCGGGCATCATTAACCGGATGCTGGGCTTTATTCCCCGGATTGCGCTGCCGCGGATTATCGGCGCCGAGGGCGTTGGCTTATACCAGCTCGGATATCCCTTTTTCATCGTGCTGGTCACAGTGATTACCGGAGGAATACCTCTTGCCATTGCAAAAATGGTGGCCGAAGCCGAAGGGGAGAACCGCCCGGATCAGTCGCGCCGCATCCTGCATACCGGACTTACGCTAAGCCTGGGCCTTGGGCTTCTGTTCACCCTGGTCGCACTGTTATGCGCTTCATGGGTCTCAAATGTTGTTCTGACGGACAGCCGGGTGTACTATACCTTCGTCAGTATGACCCCCATGATCTCCATTGTCGCGGTGTCTTCCATTTACCGCGGCTATTTTCAGGGCAGACAGAACATGATTCCTTCAGCACTTTCCTCGGTGCTGGAATCGGTCATCCGGATATTTTTCATGCTGTGGTTTTCCTGGATTCTGCTGCCGAAGGGGATTGCTTTTGCGGCAGCGGGGGCGATGCTGGGGGTAACCGTCGGAGAGATTATCGGAATGCTGGCGCTGCTGCTGCAGTACTACTTTATCGTGAATAGAGATAAAAAGGAAAACAGTTTATCCTTAGTGCCGTCAGAGCAAGGACTTGTAAAGCAAAAAATGGAGGATCCACAGGCGGCTCCGGTAATGAGACGGCTGCTTGGTATTGCGGTTCCTGTCACAGCAGGACGGCTTGTCGGTTCCTTTTCCTATTTGCTGGAGTCCATCATTACTGCCCGCAGCCTGGCGCTTGCCGGAATTGCGACTGCTGCAGCCACTGCACAATACGGATCTCTGCAGGGTATGGTCATTCCGCTGCTGCTGCTTCCCGGAGTGCTGAGCTCATCACTTGCAGTTTCGCTTGTTCCCTCATTGTCAGAAGCGGCAGCCCGTCATGATCTGACTACGATTCATAAAAGAATGCATCAGGCTCTGCGGCTGGCGATGGTCACGGGCGCCCCTTTCGCCGCGATCATGTATGTACTTGCCGTACCGCTGTGCACGCTTATGTACGGCAATGCAGATACCGCCCCAATGCTGCGGATGATGGCCCCTTTTGCACTGTTTCTGTATGTTCAGGCACCGTTGCAGGCTGCTCTTCAAGCCATGGACCGGCCGGGCCGGGCCCTCATTAATACGCTGATTGGTGCGGTGGTCAAAATCCTGCTCATCCTAATGCTCGCCTCACAGCCAGAGTACGGGATCTATGGTGCCATCATAGCAATTATGGTCAACAGTATTCTGGTCACTCTGCTGCATGGAGCCAGCGTGGTAAAGCTGATCAAATTGTCGCTAAGAATCGCCGATCCCCTCAAAACACTCACCGCAATGATCATCATGGCAGCCGGAATGTCATATGTGCATACCTCTGTACAGTTCTCTGACGCCGGGTGGCTGCAGTTCTTATTATCCGCTGCGAGCGGCATGGCCCTTTATCTGGGAATCTGCCTGCTCTCCGGCCTCATCTCTGTACGTGATCTGGACCGGGTGCCATTCTTCAAACGGCGGAGTTAAACACTCATCGGCTGTGCAGCCGGTCTACATAAATTTTACCTTTATGATCAATAGAACAGAGAAACACATCACGGAAATCTGAAACCCCTTTTTGACGGATTTGGGTCCGCAGCCAGAACCTGTTTTTACCGATCATTTCCAAGTTATCATCCTGTACCTTTCCGTCCATTATCAGCGGAATCGGCAGTCCTTCATACCTGATCTTTTTGTTGGGCAGCTTAATGCTCCCGGAACTACTATCTGAATTGCCGGAAGCACCCGAATCCCCGCCTTCGTTTGAATTCTGCTCCTGCTCCCCGGCGGCTGTACTGCTATTGCCGGACTGGTTCGTTGATGAGACACCTTTACTTTTTTCTATAACTGTCAGTTGCCCGCTGGTCTCCAATATCGCAAATTCCACGTCAGCAGGGCTATCGATATTCTGACCCCGCAGCTGAAGCAGCAAATCGTCAATATTGTACCGTTGTTTGCGCATTTCATGCCGGTTGAGCTTCCCGTCTGAGATTAGGACACTGGGCTTGCCGTCGATCAGCAGCCGCAGTTTTCTGCTCTTCAGGCTGAGCTGTGCAACTAATATCTGAATCAAAACCAGTGTTGCCATAGGTACAACTCCGTCGTAGACCGGCCGTTCGATATCTTCAATCACAAACACAGCAATTTCTGCAATCATGATGGAGATCGTCAGATCAAATACCGACAGCTTGCCGATTTCACGCTTCCCCATAATGCGCATGCTCAGGAAAATGAGGATATACATCAGCACGGTCAGAAAGATATGGACAGAAATATGCTTGAACATATTCTCTTCGCTCCCCTTCCGCTTCTCACCCGCGGGTACCTGTCTCCGGGGCGGATGATTTGTAACCCTATTCTGGCCTCTCTCCCAAGGGAACATTCGGAAGCTGCCATATAAATTAATGGTAAAAGGACAGCCATGCCTTTCTTGTACTATTGGGGCAAGCCTTCCCATACACTGATTAGTAGTTAAAGACACCCATGCTCAATAAATTAAGCGTATGCTTCCAAAGACAGTTTTTCCGAAG of the Paenibacillus pedocola genome contains:
- the spoVB gene encoding stage V sporulation protein B — protein: MRKQSFIQGTMILLAAGIINRMLGFIPRIALPRIIGAEGVGLYQLGYPFFIVLVTVITGGIPLAIAKMVAEAEGENRPDQSRRILHTGLTLSLGLGLLFTLVALLCASWVSNVVLTDSRVYYTFVSMTPMISIVAVSSIYRGYFQGRQNMIPSALSSVLESVIRIFFMLWFSWILLPKGIAFAAAGAMLGVTVGEIIGMLALLLQYYFIVNRDKKENSLSLVPSEQGLVKQKMEDPQAAPVMRRLLGIAVPVTAGRLVGSFSYLLESIITARSLALAGIATAAATAQYGSLQGMVIPLLLLPGVLSSSLAVSLVPSLSEAAARHDLTTIHKRMHQALRLAMVTGAPFAAIMYVLAVPLCTLMYGNADTAPMLRMMAPFALFLYVQAPLQAALQAMDRPGRALINTLIGAVVKILLILMLASQPEYGIYGAIIAIMVNSILVTLLHGASVVKLIKLSLRIADPLKTLTAMIIMAAGMSYVHTSVQFSDAGWLQFLLSAASGMALYLGICLLSGLISVRDLDRVPFFKRRS
- a CDS encoding DUF421 domain-containing protein — its product is MFKHISVHIFLTVLMYILIFLSMRIMGKREIGKLSVFDLTISIMIAEIAVFVIEDIERPVYDGVVPMATLVLIQILVAQLSLKSRKLRLLIDGKPSVLISDGKLNRHEMRKQRYNIDDLLLQLRGQNIDSPADVEFAILETSGQLTVIEKSKGVSSTNQSGNSSTAAGEQEQNSNEGGDSGASGNSDSSSGSIKLPNKKIRYEGLPIPLIMDGKVQDDNLEMIGKNRFWLRTQIRQKGVSDFRDVFLCSIDHKGKIYVDRLHSR